The following is a genomic window from Bordetella sp. H567.
GGTTGACCCAGGCGGCGCACATCAGGCCGATGAACAGCCGGTCGCCGCGCGTGGTGGCGATGGGCAGGAAGCCCTTGCGCGTGTGCGTCGGCGAGCGCAATTCCCAGATCGTCATGCCCGCCAGCATCAGGACGACGCAGCCGAAGAACACGGCAACCGGGGTAGTCCAAACCATCCAGGCGAACATCGTCGGCTCCTATACGCGTCCCATGGCGAAACCCTTGGCGATATACCGGCGCACGAACCAGATCACGATGCCGCCGGGCACGATGGTCAGCACGCCCGCGGCCGCCAGCACGCCCCAGTCCATGCCGGCGGCCGACACCGTGCGTGTCATGGTCGCCACGATGGGCTTGGCGTTCACGGAGGTGAGCGTGCGCGCCAGCAGCAGCTCCACCCAGCTGAACATGAAGCAGAAGAAGGCCGTCACGCCGACGCCCGCCTTGATCAGGGGCAGGAATATGGTCAGGAAAAACCGCGGAAAGGAATAGCCGTCCACATAGGCGGTCTCGTCGATCTCGCGCGGCACGCCGGACATAAAGCCTTCCAGTATCCACACGGCCAGCGGCACGTTGAATACCAGGTGCGCCAGCGCCACGGCGATATGCGTGTCCATCAGCCCCAGGGATGAGTACAACTGGAAAAAAGGCAAGAGAAAGACCGCCGGCGGCGTCATCCTGTTGGTCAAGAGCCAGAAGAACACATGCTTGTCGCCGATGAAGCTGTAGCGCGAGAACGCATAGGCGGCCGGCAAGGCCACCACCAGCGAAATGACCGTGTTGATCGCCACATAGATCAGCGAATTGATGTAGCCCGAATACCAGGCCGGATCGGTGAAGATGGTCTGGTAGTGCCGCAGCGTGAACTCGCGTGGCCACAGCGTCAGGGCGCCGACGATCTCGCTATTGGGCTTGAACGACATGTTCAGCATCCAGTACAGCGGCAGGATGGCGAACAGCAGGTACAGGACCAGGAAGGCACTGCGCCAGACGATGGGTTTTTCACGCACGGGCGTTCTCCTCGTCGAGGGCGCCGGAAGTGCCGGCCCGCAGGATCCAGTTATACAGGAGGAAGCACAGCAGCAGAATGATCAGGAAGTAGACGATGGAAAACGCCGCCGCCGGGCCCAGGTCGAACTGCCCCACCGCCTTCTGCGTCAGGTATTGCGACAGGAAGGTGGTGGAATTGCCGGGCCCGCCGCCCGTCAGGACGAAGGGCTCGGTGTAGATCATGAAGCTGTCCATGAAGCGCAGCAGCACCGCGATCATCAGCACCCCGCGCATCTTGGGCAGCTCGATATACCGGAATACCGCCATGCGGGAGGCGCCGTCGATGCGGGCGGCCTGGTAATAGGCCTGCGGAATGGCACGCAGGCCGGCATAGCACAGCAGCGCCACCAACGGCGTCCAGTGCCAGACGTCCATGACGAGCACGGTCAGCCATGCATCCAGGTCGGCGCCGGTGTAGTTGTAGTTGACGCCCATCCACGACAAGGCCGCGCCCAGCAGCCCGATGTCCGTCCGTCCGAACACCTGCCATATCGTGCCCACCACGTTCCAGGGGATCAGCAGCGAGAGCGCGACGATCACCAGCACCGCGGATGCCTGCCACCCGGATGCCGGCATGCACAGGGCCAGCAGGATGCCCAGCGGGATCTCCACCAGCAGCACGGCCAGCGAAAAACCGATCTGGCGCCACAGCGCGCTGTGCAGCTCCGGATCCTGCAGCACGGAAGCGAACCATTCCGTGCCGACGAACACCCGCCGGTCCGGCGAAATGATGTCCTGCACCGAATAATTGACGATGGTCATCAGCGGCAGGATCGCGGAAAAGGCGACGCACACCACCACTGGCAGGACCAGCAGCCAGGCCTTCTGGTTGATCGGCTTCATCGGATCAGCTCCTCGTCGCGATAAAAGCAGGTATGCGCATTGAGCACGGACAGCCAGGCGGTGCTGCCCGGCGCGCCCACGCCGCTGTCCAGCGGCAGGCGCGCCCGCACGGTGTGACCTTCGAAGGTGCCGGTCAGCAGCAGATAGGTGCCGATGTCCTGCACCCGTGTCAGCGCCACGGGCAATGCCTCGGGCGCATCCCCCGCGCACAGGCGCGCGAATTCCGGCCGTATGCCCAGCGTGAACGGGCCTGCCCGCGCCAGCTCGGCCGCTGCGTCGGCCGGGGCCTGGCGCAGCACGCGCGTACCGATGCGCACCCCGCCGTCGTCCCAGCGCGCCGGCAGGAAGTTCATCCCGGGCGAGCCGATAAAATGCCCGACGAAGGTATGGGCGGGCCGCAGGAAGAGATCGTCCGCCGTGCCCACCTGAACGACCTTGCCGCGTGACATCACCACCACCTGGTCGGCGAAGGTAAGCGCCTCGGTCTGGTCGTGGGTGACGTAGATCAGCGTCAGCTTGAACTCCTGGTGTATCTCCTTCAGCTTGCGCCGCAGGGACCATTTCAGGTTCGGGTCGATGACCGTCAACGGTTCGTCGAACAACACGGCCGACACGTCGCTGCGCACCAGCCCGCGGCCCAGCGAGATCTTCTGCTTGGCGTCCGCGGCCAGGCCGCTCGCGCGCCGGTCCAGTACCGACGACAGCTCCAGCATTTCGGCGACGCGCCCTACCCGCTCGCGCACGCGCGCTTCCGGCACGCCGCGATTGCGCAGCGGAAACGCCAGGTTGTCCGCGACGGTCATGGTGTCGTAGACCACCGGAAACTGGAACACCTGCGCGATGTTGCGCTGTTGCGGCGTCTGCCCCGTCACATCGCGGCCGTCGAAGCGGACGTGCCCGGACGAAGGCCGCAGCAGCCCCGACATGCAGTTCAGGAGCGTGGTCTTGCCGCAGCCGGAGGGGCCAAGCAGGGCATAGGCACCGCCATCGCGGAAGGTGTAGCGCAGCGGCAGCAGGGCGTAGTCTTCGTCCCGGGCGGGATGGGCAACGTAGGAATGCGACAGGTCCAGCTCGATGCTTGCCATCAGTGCGCCCCCACCTTCGCGCCGATCGGCGCGGCACGGTAGGCGGGTGCCGCCAGCAGGTCGCCCGCGGCATCGAAGGCGTAGGTCTGTCCTGGGTCGAAGTACAGGCGTATCGCTTCGCCCAGCGCGAAACGATGGACGCCGGTAAGCTGCGCCACCAGGTCTCCCGCCGCGGTGGCCGTATGCACGAAGGTATCGGACCCGGATATCTCCGCCAGCTTGACCGTGCCGTGCAGCGCCAGGCAGCCGGGACGCTCGTCCACGTACAACGCGCCGGCGCGCAGGCCGGCCGTGACCTCGGCGCCGTCCGCGCCGCCGGTGGGCAATTCGCGTGGCACGCGCAGGCCATCGCCCAGCACGAAACCCAGGCTGTCGCGGCGCGCGCGCAGCAGGTTCATCGGCGGATCGCTGAACACGCGGGCCACGCGGATGGAACATGGACGATGGAACACTTCGGCGGTGGGGCCGTACTGCAGCAGTTCGCCCGCGTCCAGCACCGCGGTATGGCCGCCCAGCAACAGGGCCTCGGCCGGCTCGGTGGTGGCGTAGACCACGGTAGCGCGGCCTTCATCGAACAATTCGGCAAGCTCGTCGCGCAATTCCTCGCGCAGCTTGTAGTCCAGGTTGACCAGGGGTTCGTCCAGCAGGACCAACGGTGCGTCCTTGACCAGGGCGCGGGCCAGCGCGACGCGCTGCTGCTGCCCTCCGGACAGCTCCGCGGGATATCGCTGAAGCAGATGCTCGATGTGCAGGCGCGCGGCCATCGCCCTGACGCGCTCGTCCACGCCCTGCATCCGGCGCAGCCGCAGCGGCGAGGCGATATTGTCGAACACCGTCATCGAGGGGTAGTTGATGAACTGCTGGTACACCATGGCGACGTTGCGTTCCCGCACGGGAACCCGTGTCACGTCCGTACCGTCGACCCGCACGGCGCCCTGGCTGGGCCGGTCCAGGCCGGCCATGATCCGCATCAGCGATGTCTTGCCCGCTTGGGTCACCCCCAGCAGGACCGTCATGGCGCCGGGTTCCGGCGCCAGGCTCATCGGATACAGCAGGACTTGTGATCCCGCCTGTCGTTGAATGCCTTCCAGCATCAGCCGCATCGTGTCTCCTGACGAAAAGCTGCCTGTTAGCCTTCATCTGTTTTCTGCGTTTGTACAGAAAGCGCGGAAGAAAGACAACGGCGGCCTGCGGCGGCCGGCTGGAATTTATGTACGGTCGGCGGGTGCGGACGTCCGCGATGCCGGGACGCGGCGACGGCGGGGCGCCTGGATCGGACCGTCGAACAACTACCCGGGGACGGTCACATGCCCTACTTGTGGTTGAGAATCCAGTCCATCACGGTACCCGTAATCCGCTGCAATTGCTGGCTTTTGCGTACGTCGTAGTTCGCGTCCGTGTATCCCCACCAGTCCCAGCAGCCGCCGTAGTTGCCGAAGAAAGTCTTGGTCTGCGGATACAGGACGGCGACATGAAAAGCATCGGCCCAGCGATTGAAGCCGGCCAATCGGACAAAGTTATCGCCGATGGACGTGTAGTTCTGGCCGCACCCGTGCAGGGCGACAAGCAGCCCACAACGCTGGCCGTCCAGGCAGGAAGCTGGCGTGTACAAATACGCCCAGTCCTCCATATAGGCCGAGCCGGCCGCGCCGGAAACCGGAACCTGCCGAAGCTTGCCGGCCGCGCCGGTCCGCACTACCTGGCTCGAATCGATTTCGGGGTACAGGTGCGTGAGTATCAATTTC
Proteins encoded in this region:
- a CDS encoding carbohydrate ABC transporter permease, whose protein sequence is MKPINQKAWLLVLPVVVCVAFSAILPLMTIVNYSVQDIISPDRRVFVGTEWFASVLQDPELHSALWRQIGFSLAVLLVEIPLGILLALCMPASGWQASAVLVIVALSLLIPWNVVGTIWQVFGRTDIGLLGAALSWMGVNYNYTGADLDAWLTVLVMDVWHWTPLVALLCYAGLRAIPQAYYQAARIDGASRMAVFRYIELPKMRGVLMIAVLLRFMDSFMIYTEPFVLTGGGPGNSTTFLSQYLTQKAVGQFDLGPAAAFSIVYFLIILLLCFLLYNWILRAGTSGALDEENARA
- a CDS encoding ABC transporter ATP-binding protein; translation: MASIELDLSHSYVAHPARDEDYALLPLRYTFRDGGAYALLGPSGCGKTTLLNCMSGLLRPSSGHVRFDGRDVTGQTPQQRNIAQVFQFPVVYDTMTVADNLAFPLRNRGVPEARVRERVGRVAEMLELSSVLDRRASGLAADAKQKISLGRGLVRSDVSAVLFDEPLTVIDPNLKWSLRRKLKEIHQEFKLTLIYVTHDQTEALTFADQVVVMSRGKVVQVGTADDLFLRPAHTFVGHFIGSPGMNFLPARWDDGGVRIGTRVLRQAPADAAAELARAGPFTLGIRPEFARLCAGDAPEALPVALTRVQDIGTYLLLTGTFEGHTVRARLPLDSGVGAPGSTAWLSVLNAHTCFYRDEELIR
- a CDS encoding ABC transporter ATP-binding protein, producing the protein MRLMLEGIQRQAGSQVLLYPMSLAPEPGAMTVLLGVTQAGKTSLMRIMAGLDRPSQGAVRVDGTDVTRVPVRERNVAMVYQQFINYPSMTVFDNIASPLRLRRMQGVDERVRAMAARLHIEHLLQRYPAELSGGQQQRVALARALVKDAPLVLLDEPLVNLDYKLREELRDELAELFDEGRATVVYATTEPAEALLLGGHTAVLDAGELLQYGPTAEVFHRPCSIRVARVFSDPPMNLLRARRDSLGFVLGDGLRVPRELPTGGADGAEVTAGLRAGALYVDERPGCLALHGTVKLAEISGSDTFVHTATAAGDLVAQLTGVHRFALGEAIRLYFDPGQTYAFDAAGDLLAAPAYRAAPIGAKVGAH
- a CDS encoding carbohydrate ABC transporter permease; the encoded protein is MREKPIVWRSAFLVLYLLFAILPLYWMLNMSFKPNSEIVGALTLWPREFTLRHYQTIFTDPAWYSGYINSLIYVAINTVISLVVALPAAYAFSRYSFIGDKHVFFWLLTNRMTPPAVFLLPFFQLYSSLGLMDTHIAVALAHLVFNVPLAVWILEGFMSGVPREIDETAYVDGYSFPRFFLTIFLPLIKAGVGVTAFFCFMFSWVELLLARTLTSVNAKPIVATMTRTVSAAGMDWGVLAAAGVLTIVPGGIVIWFVRRYIAKGFAMGRV
- a CDS encoding DUF2160 domain-containing protein, with translation MFAWMVWTTPVAVFFGCVVLMLAGMTIWELRSPTHTRKGFLPIATTRGDRLFIGLMCAAWVNLVFVGMGQRFMAWFSLDEPPSVWISFVVSMLVLALVMRKG